One Streptomyces fagopyri DNA window includes the following coding sequences:
- a CDS encoding chitinase has translation MERTEHRGPTGSLPFRRRLLAVCTATVLALPGLAALAPTARAADADLVRNGGFETGLDGWTCTAGAVVKSPVRSGGSALQATPAGSDNAQCSQTVTVKSDSSYTLAGYVRGSYVYLGASGTGTTDVSTWTQSAPDWQRLTTTFRTGPATTRVTIYTHGWYGTGAYYADDLSLVGPAGDAGQPPAAPTGLTAGTVSSSTVALSWSPVTGATGYALYRDGARVQTATGTSATVGGLTPSTAYAFQVAATNDAGESAKSATVTATTSAGSGPSTGLPPHALVGYLHASFANGSGYTRVADVPDSWDVIDLAFGEPTSTTSGDIRFNRCPVTECPTVESDADFKAAIRAKQAAGKKVLISIGGQNGQVQLTTAAARDTFVSSVSKIIDTYGLDGLDVDFEGHSLSLDASDTNFRNPTTPVIVNLISALKTLKAKYGSRFVLTMAPETFFVQLGYQYYGTGKWGGQDPRAGAYLPVIHALRDDLTLLHVQDYNSGPVMGLDNQYHSMGGADFHIAMTDMLLTGFPVAGDTGNVFPPLRPDQVAIGMPASVNAGNGYVSPAEADKALDCLTKRTNCGSYATHGTWPGLRGLMTWSVNWDRFAGWEFQRNFDGYFG, from the coding sequence GTGGAACGCACCGAACACAGGGGCCCCACCGGATCGCTCCCGTTCCGTCGCAGGCTGCTCGCCGTCTGCACGGCGACCGTCCTGGCTCTGCCCGGCCTCGCGGCACTCGCGCCGACCGCCCGCGCGGCCGACGCGGACCTGGTCAGGAACGGCGGCTTCGAGACGGGACTCGACGGCTGGACCTGTACGGCGGGCGCCGTCGTGAAATCACCCGTCAGGAGCGGCGGTTCGGCGCTGCAGGCGACCCCGGCCGGCAGCGACAACGCACAGTGCTCGCAGACGGTGACCGTGAAGTCCGACTCCTCGTACACCCTCGCCGGGTACGTCCGGGGCAGTTACGTCTACCTCGGAGCGAGCGGCACCGGAACCACCGACGTCTCCACCTGGACCCAGTCCGCGCCCGACTGGCAGCGCCTGACCACCACCTTCCGCACCGGCCCGGCCACCACCAGGGTCACGATCTACACCCACGGCTGGTACGGCACCGGCGCGTACTACGCCGACGACCTCTCCCTCGTCGGTCCGGCAGGCGACGCCGGGCAGCCCCCGGCCGCGCCCACCGGCCTGACGGCCGGCACCGTCTCGTCCTCGACGGTCGCCCTGTCCTGGTCCCCGGTGACCGGCGCGACGGGCTACGCCCTCTACCGGGACGGGGCCAGGGTCCAGACGGCCACCGGGACGTCGGCCACCGTGGGCGGGCTCACGCCCTCGACGGCGTACGCCTTCCAGGTCGCCGCGACGAACGACGCGGGCGAGTCCGCGAAGTCGGCCACGGTGACGGCGACGACCTCCGCGGGCTCCGGCCCTTCGACCGGTCTGCCCCCGCACGCCCTCGTCGGCTACCTCCACGCGAGCTTCGCCAACGGCTCCGGCTACACCCGCGTGGCCGACGTGCCCGACAGCTGGGACGTCATCGACCTGGCCTTCGGGGAGCCGACCTCCACCACCTCCGGCGACATCCGCTTCAACCGCTGCCCGGTCACCGAGTGCCCCACGGTCGAGAGCGACGCGGACTTCAAGGCGGCGATCAGGGCCAAGCAGGCCGCGGGCAAGAAGGTGCTGATATCGATCGGCGGCCAGAACGGCCAGGTCCAGCTGACCACCGCCGCCGCCCGCGACACCTTCGTCTCCTCGGTCTCGAAGATCATCGACACCTACGGTCTCGACGGCCTGGACGTCGACTTCGAGGGCCACTCGCTCTCGCTGGACGCGAGCGACACGAACTTCAGGAACCCGACGACGCCGGTGATCGTGAACCTGATCTCCGCGCTGAAGACCCTGAAGGCCAAGTACGGCTCCCGGTTCGTCCTCACGATGGCCCCCGAGACCTTCTTCGTGCAGCTCGGCTACCAGTACTACGGCACGGGCAAGTGGGGCGGCCAGGACCCGCGGGCCGGCGCGTACCTCCCGGTGATCCACGCCCTGCGCGACGACCTCACGCTCCTGCACGTCCAGGACTACAACTCCGGCCCGGTCATGGGCCTCGACAACCAGTACCACTCCATGGGCGGCGCCGACTTCCACATCGCGATGACCGACATGCTGCTCACCGGCTTCCCGGTCGCGGGGGACACCGGCAACGTCTTCCCGCCGCTGCGCCCCGACCAGGTCGCCATCGGCATGCCGGCCTCGGTGAACGCGGGCAACGGCTATGTGTCCCCGGCGGAGGCGGACAAGGCGCTGGACTGCCTGACGAAGCGGACGAACTGCGGCTCGTACGCGACCCACGGCACCTGGCCCGGACTGCGCGGCCTGATGACGTGGTCGGTCAACTGGGACCGGTTCGCGGGCTGGGAGTTCCAGCGGAACTTCGACGGCTACTTCGGCTGA
- a CDS encoding NAD(P)/FAD-dependent oxidoreductase, translating into MAPSAMTRWTASLSEARPVSYWLDDPGKPRPEPALTGAETCDLLVVGGGYSGLWTALLAKERDPRREVVLLEGREAGWAASGRNGGFCAASLTHGLANGLTRWPDEIGKLEELGARNLDAIEEAVARYGLDCDFERTGEIDVATEPHQADELRAWYEELRGRGLTDDVEFLDAAAVRDQVDSPTFLAGLYDRRGVAMLHPAKLAWGLKRACLRLGVRVYEHTPALALKAHGAGMAVRTPYGSVRARRVALATNIFPNLVRRVRSYTVPVYDYALMTEPLSAGQLASVGWKNRQGLGDSANQFHYFRLSSDNRILWGGYDAIYPYGGRVRAEYDDRPETYAKLAGHFFTCFPQLEGVRFTHAWGGAIDTCSRFSAFFGTAHRGRVAYAAGYTGLGVGATRFGADVMLDLLAGERTERTELEMVRRKPLPFPPEPFAWTGIALTKWSLARADAHGGRRNLWLRAMDRVGLGFDS; encoded by the coding sequence ATGGCCCCGAGCGCCATGACCCGTTGGACCGCGTCCCTTTCCGAAGCACGGCCCGTCTCGTACTGGCTGGACGACCCCGGCAAGCCCCGCCCCGAGCCCGCCCTCACCGGCGCCGAGACCTGCGACCTGCTCGTCGTCGGCGGCGGCTACAGCGGACTGTGGACCGCGCTGCTCGCCAAGGAGCGCGACCCGCGGCGCGAGGTGGTGCTCCTGGAGGGCCGCGAGGCGGGCTGGGCCGCCTCGGGCCGCAACGGCGGATTCTGCGCCGCGTCGCTGACCCACGGCCTGGCCAACGGACTCACCCGCTGGCCGGACGAGATCGGGAAGCTGGAGGAACTGGGCGCCCGCAATCTCGACGCGATCGAGGAGGCCGTCGCCCGCTACGGTCTCGACTGCGACTTCGAGCGCACCGGCGAGATCGACGTCGCCACCGAGCCGCACCAGGCCGACGAACTCCGCGCCTGGTACGAGGAACTGCGCGGCCGGGGCCTCACGGACGACGTGGAGTTCCTGGACGCGGCGGCGGTCCGGGACCAGGTCGACTCGCCGACCTTCCTGGCCGGCCTGTACGACCGCCGCGGCGTCGCCATGCTGCACCCCGCGAAGCTCGCCTGGGGCCTGAAGCGCGCCTGCCTGCGGCTCGGGGTGCGGGTGTACGAGCACACCCCCGCGCTCGCCCTGAAGGCGCACGGCGCCGGCATGGCCGTACGGACCCCCTACGGTTCCGTCCGCGCCCGCCGGGTGGCCCTCGCCACCAACATCTTCCCGAACCTGGTCAGAAGGGTGCGGTCGTACACCGTCCCGGTCTATGACTACGCGCTGATGACCGAGCCGCTGAGCGCCGGGCAGCTGGCCTCCGTCGGCTGGAAGAATCGCCAGGGTCTCGGGGACTCGGCCAACCAGTTCCACTACTTCCGGCTCTCGTCCGACAACCGGATCCTGTGGGGCGGCTACGACGCGATCTACCCGTACGGCGGCCGGGTGCGCGCCGAGTACGACGACCGCCCGGAGACCTACGCGAAGCTCGCAGGGCACTTCTTCACCTGCTTCCCGCAGCTGGAGGGCGTCCGCTTCACCCACGCGTGGGGCGGCGCCATCGACACCTGCTCGCGGTTCTCGGCCTTCTTCGGCACCGCGCACCGGGGCCGGGTCGCGTACGCGGCTGGCTACACGGGGCTCGGGGTCGGCGCGACCCGGTTCGGCGCGGACGTGATGCTCGACCTGCTGGCGGGGGAGCGTACGGAACGCACCGAGCTGGAGATGGTCCGCAGGAAGCCGCTGCCGTTCCCGCCGGAGCCGTTCGCCTGGACGGGCATCGCGCTCACCAAGTGGTCCCTGGCGCGGGCGGACGCGCACGGCGGGCGGCGCAACCTGTGGCTCAGGGCCATGGACCGGGTGGGCCTGGGCTTCGACAGCTGA
- a CDS encoding ABC transporter permease: MAFVRWFKRNLVVIAGLVTLGYLLLPNVIVTVFSFNKPKGRFNYEWQQFSTDAWRDPCGVADMCGSLSLSLQIAVWATLGATVLGTMIAFALVRYRFRARGAVNSLIFLPMAMPEVVMAASLLTLFLNLGAQLGFWTILIAHIMFCLSFVVTAVKARVMSMDPRLEQAAQDLYAGPVQTFLRVTLPIAAPGIAAGALLAFALSFDDFIITNFNAGSTVTFPMFVWGSAQRGTPVQINVIGTAMFIVAVLFVLVGMVIGNRRNRQKA, from the coding sequence ATGGCCTTCGTACGCTGGTTCAAGAGGAATCTCGTCGTCATCGCGGGGCTGGTCACCCTCGGATATCTGCTGCTGCCGAACGTGATCGTCACGGTGTTCTCCTTCAACAAACCGAAGGGGCGCTTCAACTACGAGTGGCAGCAGTTCTCCACGGACGCCTGGCGCGATCCGTGCGGTGTCGCCGACATGTGCGGCTCGCTGTCCCTCAGCCTCCAGATCGCCGTCTGGGCGACCCTCGGGGCCACCGTCCTCGGCACGATGATCGCCTTCGCGCTGGTCCGCTACCGCTTCCGGGCACGCGGCGCGGTCAACTCGCTGATCTTCCTGCCGATGGCGATGCCCGAGGTCGTGATGGCCGCTTCGCTGCTGACGCTCTTCCTCAACCTGGGCGCCCAGCTGGGCTTCTGGACGATCCTGATCGCCCACATCATGTTCTGCCTCAGCTTCGTCGTGACCGCCGTCAAGGCGCGTGTGATGTCGATGGACCCGCGCCTGGAGCAGGCGGCCCAGGACCTGTACGCGGGTCCGGTGCAGACCTTCCTGCGGGTCACGCTGCCCATCGCCGCCCCCGGGATCGCCGCGGGCGCGCTGCTCGCCTTCGCGCTCTCCTTCGACGATTTCATCATCACCAATTTCAACGCGGGCTCGACCGTCACCTTCCCCATGTTCGTGTGGGGTTCGGCGCAGCGTGGAACACCCGTTCAGATCAACGTCATCGGGACGGCCATGTTCATCGTCGCCGTACTGTTCGTCCTGGTCGGAATGGTCATAGGAAATCGCCGCAACAGGCAAAAGGCGTAA
- a CDS encoding ABC transporter permease codes for MATVTEAPPREPQPDSKPPRKRGRLVPYWLLLPGILWLLVFFALPMVYQASTSVQTGSLEEGFKVTWHFQTYWNALSDYWPQFLRSVLYAGAATILCLLLGYPLAYLIAFRAGRWRNVVLILVIAPFFTSFLIRTLAWKTILADGGPVVGALNTLHVLDVTNWLGFTAGDRVLATPLAVVCGLTYNFLPFMILPLYTSLERIDGRLHEAAGDLYAKPFTTFRKVTFPLSMPGVVSGTLLTFIPASGDYVNADLLGSTDTRMVGNVIQTQFLRILDYPTAAALSFILMAAILIMVTLYIRKSGTEDLV; via the coding sequence ATGGCCACCGTCACCGAGGCGCCGCCCCGCGAGCCGCAGCCGGACAGCAAGCCACCCCGCAAGCGCGGCCGTCTCGTCCCGTACTGGCTGCTCCTGCCCGGCATCCTGTGGCTGCTGGTCTTCTTCGCGCTGCCGATGGTCTACCAGGCCTCCACGTCCGTGCAGACGGGCTCCCTGGAGGAGGGCTTCAAGGTCACCTGGCACTTTCAGACGTACTGGAACGCGCTGTCCGACTACTGGCCGCAGTTCCTGCGCTCGGTGCTCTACGCCGGTGCCGCCACGATCCTGTGCCTGCTGCTCGGCTACCCGCTGGCGTACCTGATCGCCTTCCGGGCCGGCCGCTGGCGCAACGTCGTGCTGATCCTGGTCATCGCGCCGTTCTTCACCAGCTTCCTGATCCGCACGCTCGCGTGGAAGACCATCCTCGCGGACGGCGGCCCGGTCGTCGGCGCCCTCAACACGCTGCACGTCCTCGACGTCACCAACTGGCTCGGCTTCACCGCGGGCGACCGGGTACTGGCCACCCCGCTCGCGGTGGTCTGCGGTCTGACGTACAACTTCCTGCCGTTCATGATCCTGCCGCTCTACACCTCGCTGGAGCGCATCGACGGCCGGCTGCACGAGGCGGCCGGCGACCTCTACGCGAAGCCGTTCACCACCTTCCGCAAGGTCACCTTCCCGCTGTCGATGCCCGGAGTCGTCTCCGGCACCCTGCTCACCTTCATCCCGGCCAGCGGCGACTACGTCAACGCGGACCTGCTCGGCTCCACGGACACCCGCATGGTCGGCAACGTCATCCAGACGCAGTTCCTGCGCATCCTCGACTATCCGACGGCCGCGGCGCTCTCCTTCATCCTCATGGCCGCGATCCTCATCATGGTCACGCTCTACATCCGCAAGTCCGGGACGGAGGATCTGGTCTAA
- a CDS encoding ABC transporter ATP-binding protein, producing the protein MTTMNTTDNSGDVRLSGISKTYGSFTAVQPLDLTVPQGSFFALLGASGCGKTTTLRMIAGLEEPSSGTVFLGDQEVTRLPPYKRPVNTVFQSYALFPHLDIFENVAFGLRRRGVKSVKKQVGDMLDLVQLGEQARKKPHQLSGGQQQRVAVARALINHPKVLLLDEPLGALDLKLRRQMQLELKRIQTEVGITFVHVTHDQEEAMTMADTVAVMNAGRVEQLGAPADLYENPNTTFVANFLGTSNLIEAEVDSRDGEEIVLKAGGGKLVLPKARCAAPTTTGGKVLVGVRPEKISLTHADDAGEIPAGRNRITGKIADSSFIGVSTQYVIDSAVCPEFEVYAQNIDRDPRLTPGADVVLHWSPAHTFGLDAAQDIDAGVESVEEEAA; encoded by the coding sequence GTGACGACGATGAACACCACGGACAACAGCGGCGACGTCCGCCTCTCCGGAATCAGCAAGACCTACGGCTCCTTCACCGCCGTGCAACCGCTCGACCTGACCGTGCCGCAGGGCTCGTTCTTCGCCCTGCTCGGCGCTTCCGGCTGCGGCAAGACCACCACCCTGCGCATGATCGCGGGCCTGGAGGAACCCTCCTCCGGAACCGTGTTCCTCGGCGACCAGGAGGTCACCCGTCTGCCGCCCTACAAGCGGCCGGTGAACACCGTCTTCCAGTCCTACGCCCTCTTCCCGCACCTCGACATCTTCGAGAACGTCGCCTTCGGTCTGCGCCGACGCGGCGTCAAGTCGGTGAAGAAGCAGGTCGGGGACATGCTCGACCTCGTACAGCTCGGCGAGCAGGCGCGCAAGAAGCCGCACCAGCTCTCCGGCGGCCAGCAGCAGCGCGTCGCGGTGGCCCGCGCACTGATCAACCACCCCAAGGTGCTCCTCCTCGACGAGCCCCTCGGCGCCCTCGACCTCAAGCTGCGCCGTCAGATGCAACTGGAGCTCAAGCGCATCCAGACGGAGGTCGGCATCACCTTCGTCCACGTCACGCACGACCAGGAGGAGGCCATGACCATGGCCGACACCGTCGCCGTGATGAACGCGGGCCGCGTCGAGCAACTCGGCGCCCCCGCCGACCTCTACGAGAACCCGAACACCACCTTCGTCGCGAACTTCCTCGGCACCTCGAACCTCATCGAGGCCGAGGTCGACTCCCGCGACGGCGAGGAGATCGTGCTGAAGGCGGGTGGCGGGAAGCTCGTGCTGCCGAAGGCCCGCTGCGCGGCGCCCACGACGACCGGCGGCAAGGTGCTGGTCGGCGTCCGCCCCGAGAAGATCTCGCTCACCCACGCCGACGACGCCGGCGAGATCCCGGCCGGCCGCAACCGCATCACCGGCAAGATCGCCGACTCCAGCTTCATCGGCGTCTCCACGCAGTACGTCATCGACAGCGCCGTCTGTCCCGAGTTCGAGGTCTACGCCCAGAACATCGACCGCGACCCCCGGCTCACCCCCGGCGCCGACGTCGTCCTGCACTGGAGTCCGGCCCACACCTTCGGGCTCGACGCGGCACAGGACATCGACGCGGGCGTGGAGAGCGTCGAGGAAGAGGCCGCGTGA
- a CDS encoding ABC transporter substrate-binding protein: MKQYEPDRLTPAEAAAVRRSFRNGRAAMTRRSLLRASAGGALAVGGLGALSACGIPAAGKTQGGVSADDHSAKEKVVDFSNWPEYIDTDDSGKHRPTLDAFGKRTGIQVKYTEDINDNDEFFGKIQPQLAAGQATGRDLVVLTDWLAARMIRLGYVQKLDASHLPHAFANLSDQFRAPDWDPGRAYSYPWQGISTVIAYNKKALDGIEVKSVSDLLDNPKLKGRVGFLTEMRDSVGMTMLDMGKDPAKFTDDDYDAVIARLQKAVDNGQIRRFTGNDYTSDLSKGDFAACVAWAGDIVQLQADSPDVGYVIPDSGYMTSTDNMLIPNKARHKTNAERLIDYYYELEPAAELAAYINYVSPVAGVKPYLAKIDKSAADNPLIVPDKAMQAKSHAFRSLSSKEETAYQQKFAKLTGA; encoded by the coding sequence ATGAAGCAGTACGAGCCCGACCGCCTGACACCGGCCGAAGCGGCCGCCGTGCGGCGCAGCTTCCGCAACGGACGGGCCGCCATGACCCGCCGTTCCCTGCTGCGCGCCTCCGCGGGCGGCGCGCTCGCGGTGGGGGGACTCGGGGCGCTGAGCGCCTGCGGGATCCCCGCGGCCGGCAAGACACAGGGCGGGGTGTCCGCCGACGACCACTCGGCGAAGGAGAAGGTCGTCGACTTCTCCAACTGGCCCGAATACATCGACACGGACGACAGTGGCAAGCACCGTCCGACGCTCGACGCCTTCGGCAAACGGACCGGAATCCAGGTCAAGTACACCGAGGACATCAACGACAACGACGAGTTCTTCGGCAAGATCCAGCCGCAGCTCGCCGCCGGCCAGGCCACCGGCCGGGACCTCGTCGTGCTCACCGACTGGCTCGCCGCCCGCATGATCCGGCTCGGCTACGTCCAGAAGCTGGACGCCTCCCACCTGCCGCACGCCTTCGCCAACCTGTCGGACCAGTTCCGCGCCCCCGACTGGGACCCGGGGCGCGCCTACTCGTACCCGTGGCAGGGCATCTCGACCGTCATCGCGTACAACAAGAAGGCGCTCGACGGCATCGAGGTGAAGTCGGTCTCCGACCTGCTCGACAACCCGAAGCTCAAGGGCCGGGTCGGCTTCCTGACGGAGATGCGCGACAGCGTCGGCATGACCATGCTCGACATGGGCAAGGACCCGGCGAAGTTCACGGACGACGACTACGACGCGGTGATCGCCCGCCTCCAGAAGGCCGTCGACAACGGGCAGATCCGCCGCTTCACCGGCAACGACTACACGTCCGACCTCAGCAAGGGCGACTTCGCCGCGTGCGTCGCCTGGGCGGGCGACATCGTGCAGCTCCAGGCGGACAGCCCCGACGTCGGCTACGTGATCCCCGACAGCGGATACATGACGTCGACCGACAACATGCTCATCCCGAACAAGGCGCGTCACAAGACGAACGCGGAGCGGCTCATCGACTACTACTACGAGCTGGAGCCGGCAGCCGAACTCGCCGCCTACATCAACTACGTGAGCCCGGTCGCGGGAGTGAAGCCCTATCTCGCCAAGATCGACAAGTCGGCGGCGGACAACCCGCTGATCGTTCCCGACAAGGCCATGCAGGCCAAGTCCCACGCCTTCCGCTCACTGAGCTCGAAGGAAGAGACGGCCTATCAGCAGAAGTTCGCGAAGCTCACAGGGGCGTGA
- a CDS encoding gamma-aminobutyraldehyde dehydrogenase → MHNPGHRFQAQDRFADGAQYIAGRPAKGTSGRTHTVVDPATGDEVYTYELAGTADVDAAVAAARAAFPGWAGATPGERSDSLHRFATVLADRADEFARAESLQCGKPLKLTREFDVPGTIDNTAFFAGAARHLQGQSAGEYSGDHTSYVRREPIGVVGSIAPWNYPLQMAAWKILPAVAAGNTIVLKPAELTPLTSLLFAEAATEAGIPDGVINIVTGAGRDAGEHLVGHPDVAMTSFTGSTAVGRRVAEIATATVKRLHLELGGKAPFVVFDDADLEAAVHGAVAGSLINTGQDCTAATRAYVQRPLYEEFVRQAADLMATVRLGDPFAPGTDLGPLISHAQRDRVAGFVDRARGYARVVTGGEIPRELKAGAYYRPTLVADAPQDSEIVQSEIFGPVLVVLPFDSDDEGIRLANDTPYGLAASAWSRDVYRAGRATREIKAGCVWVNDHIPIISEMPHGGYKASGFGKDMSVYSFEEYTQIKHVMFDNTAVARKDWHRTIFGDR, encoded by the coding sequence ATGCACAATCCGGGCCATCGCTTCCAGGCGCAGGACCGTTTCGCCGACGGCGCGCAGTACATCGCGGGCAGGCCGGCCAAGGGCACCTCGGGCCGCACCCACACGGTCGTCGACCCCGCCACCGGCGACGAGGTCTACACGTACGAGCTGGCCGGCACCGCCGACGTGGACGCGGCCGTGGCCGCCGCCCGCGCGGCGTTCCCCGGCTGGGCGGGCGCCACCCCCGGCGAGCGTTCCGACTCCCTGCACCGCTTCGCCACCGTACTGGCCGACCGTGCCGACGAGTTCGCGCGCGCGGAGTCCCTCCAGTGCGGCAAACCGCTGAAACTCACCCGGGAGTTCGACGTTCCGGGAACCATCGACAACACCGCGTTCTTCGCGGGCGCGGCCCGGCATCTGCAGGGCCAGTCGGCGGGCGAGTACTCCGGTGACCACACCTCCTACGTACGCCGTGAACCCATCGGCGTCGTGGGCTCCATCGCGCCCTGGAACTACCCCCTCCAGATGGCCGCCTGGAAGATCCTCCCGGCCGTCGCCGCCGGCAACACGATCGTCCTCAAGCCGGCCGAACTCACCCCGCTGACCTCGCTCCTGTTCGCCGAGGCGGCCACGGAGGCCGGCATCCCGGACGGCGTGATCAACATCGTCACGGGAGCCGGCCGGGACGCGGGTGAACACCTCGTCGGCCACCCCGACGTCGCCATGACCTCCTTCACCGGATCCACCGCCGTCGGCAGGCGGGTCGCCGAGATCGCCACCGCGACCGTCAAGCGGCTCCACCTCGAACTGGGCGGCAAGGCCCCCTTCGTGGTCTTCGACGACGCGGACCTGGAGGCGGCCGTGCACGGCGCGGTCGCCGGATCGCTCATCAACACCGGGCAGGACTGCACGGCCGCCACCCGCGCGTACGTGCAAAGGCCCCTCTACGAGGAGTTCGTCCGCCAGGCGGCCGACCTCATGGCGACCGTCCGCCTCGGCGACCCGTTCGCCCCCGGCACCGACCTCGGCCCGCTCATCTCGCACGCGCAGCGCGACCGGGTGGCCGGATTCGTCGACCGGGCCCGTGGTTACGCGCGCGTGGTCACCGGCGGCGAGATCCCGCGGGAGCTCAAGGCCGGCGCGTACTACCGCCCCACCCTCGTCGCCGACGCCCCCCAGGACAGCGAGATCGTGCAGTCCGAGATCTTCGGTCCCGTCCTGGTGGTGCTCCCCTTCGACAGCGACGACGAGGGGATCCGGCTCGCCAACGACACCCCGTACGGTCTCGCCGCCTCCGCGTGGAGCCGGGACGTGTACCGGGCGGGCCGCGCGACCCGCGAGATCAAGGCGGGCTGCGTCTGGGTCAACGACCACATTCCGATCATCAGCGAGATGCCGCACGGCGGGTACAAGGCATCCGGCTTCGGCAAAGACATGTCGGTGTACTCGTTCGAGGAGTACACCCAGATCAAGCACGTCATGTTCGACAACACCGCGGTGGCCAGGAAGGACTGGCACCGCACGATCTTCGGGGACCGCTAG
- a CDS encoding NADAR family protein — MGKIDSWEVLVSTVDSGTRVEYLHFWGHRPRPDGRVDASCLSQWWPSPFVVGGVSYATAEHWMMAAKARLFGDAEAERRALEAPNPALAKKAGRLVRDFDDSVWERERFAIVAEGSAHKFAAHPDLRAFLLGTGERVLVEASPVDRVWGIGLAADDERASDPRRWRGPNLLGFALMAARERLAED; from the coding sequence ATGGGGAAGATCGATTCTTGGGAAGTGCTGGTCAGCACGGTCGACTCGGGGACGCGCGTCGAGTACCTGCACTTCTGGGGGCACCGGCCGCGGCCGGACGGCCGGGTGGACGCGAGCTGCCTGAGCCAGTGGTGGCCCTCACCGTTCGTGGTCGGCGGTGTCTCCTACGCGACCGCCGAGCACTGGATGATGGCCGCCAAGGCACGGCTGTTCGGCGACGCGGAGGCCGAACGCCGCGCGCTGGAGGCGCCGAACCCCGCTCTCGCCAAGAAGGCGGGCCGGCTCGTACGGGACTTCGACGACTCCGTGTGGGAGCGGGAGCGGTTCGCCATAGTGGCCGAGGGCAGCGCGCACAAGTTCGCCGCGCATCCCGATCTGCGCGCGTTCCTGCTGGGTACCGGTGAGCGGGTGCTGGTCGAGGCCAGTCCGGTGGACCGCGTATGGGGCATCGGGCTCGCGGCGGACGACGAACGGGCGTCGGATCCACGGCGGTGGCGGGGCCCGAACCTGCTGGGGTTCGCCCTGATGGCGGCGCGCGAGCGGCTCGCCGAGGACTGA
- a CDS encoding DUF4190 domain-containing protein: MSDDAQVPQAPRNAAGTPWASPDQGAAPSRPADAAPAADPEDAIPAAGDAPAFPSGTPTPAAAFPSGTPTPAYDGTTAPRPGPAVPAARVALDKPPAPADGFPANPASAAPVEEPNPWAPPADQAPSRFGGAPAHPASPAPHPASAPVHDQATMASFPGVGSPSGPASPSWENPFAPPAGHTPPARTTAGEPVPPPPIAPEGPGQVPYGYGYAYGYPQYGPPGAGHPGAPGYPGGTGYGWPALPLPPSNGMGTAGLVLGIISAVVFCLWPVAFVVGVLGVIFGAVGRRRVRRGEATNPGQALAGIICGAVGVALSIGMVVVFFVLPDDGGGDSPFTGDDGYSTSLVVPR; encoded by the coding sequence ATGTCCGACGACGCGCAGGTGCCACAGGCCCCGCGGAACGCCGCCGGGACGCCGTGGGCGTCCCCGGACCAGGGGGCCGCGCCGTCTCGGCCGGCCGACGCGGCACCTGCCGCGGACCCTGAGGACGCGATACCCGCGGCGGGCGACGCGCCCGCCTTCCCCTCCGGGACCCCGACGCCCGCGGCGGCCTTCCCCTCCGGGACCCCGACCCCCGCGTACGACGGCACGACGGCCCCCCGCCCCGGACCCGCGGTTCCGGCCGCCCGGGTTGCGCTGGACAAACCCCCCGCCCCGGCGGACGGGTTCCCCGCGAACCCGGCCTCCGCCGCACCCGTGGAAGAGCCGAACCCCTGGGCCCCGCCCGCGGACCAGGCCCCCTCCCGCTTCGGCGGCGCTCCCGCGCACCCCGCGTCGCCCGCGCCCCACCCCGCGTCGGCCCCGGTGCACGACCAGGCGACGATGGCCTCGTTCCCCGGCGTGGGCAGCCCTTCCGGGCCCGCCTCCCCGTCCTGGGAGAACCCTTTCGCACCCCCCGCGGGCCACACGCCCCCTGCGCGGACGACCGCCGGAGAGCCGGTCCCGCCGCCGCCCATCGCTCCCGAGGGCCCCGGTCAGGTCCCGTACGGCTACGGCTACGCATACGGCTACCCGCAGTACGGCCCGCCCGGCGCCGGCCACCCGGGCGCACCGGGTTACCCCGGTGGCACCGGCTACGGCTGGCCCGCGCTGCCCCTCCCGCCCAGCAACGGCATGGGCACCGCCGGGTTGGTGCTCGGCATCATCTCGGCCGTGGTCTTCTGCCTCTGGCCGGTGGCCTTCGTGGTGGGCGTCCTGGGTGTGATCTTCGGAGCGGTGGGCCGTCGCAGGGTCCGCCGGGGCGAGGCCACGAACCCGGGGCAGGCCCTGGCCGGGATCATCTGCGGAGCGGTCGGCGTCGCCCTGAGCATCGGGATGGTCGTGGTCTTCTTCGTCCTCCCGGACGACGGCGGCGGCGACTCCCCGTTCACCGGCGACGACGGGTACTCCACCTCATTGGTCGTGCCGCGCTGA